In a genomic window of Niallia taxi:
- a CDS encoding ABC transporter ATP-binding protein: protein MPIVKVLNLTKKIKNKEIVKDVNLEINKGEIVGFLGPNGSGKTTVMKMIVGLISISSGEVIINGHNIVTEKEEALKYVSGFIEYPELYKFMTGFDNLVHFQRILGPVNKEDIARLADLVGLKDALHQKVKTYSLGMKQRLGIAQALLSSPEVLILDEPTNGLDPAGIIEIREYLLKIAKEQNISIFISSHLLNEMEILCDRLIYIHKGEIIDDQKNIETERERGKVTFSLHVTPTELAKEVLKDVVIDINTQQQTIIIQSYFGDIPFLIKKLVEHDLMIYSVSPQSSSLESKYLAKISGDY from the coding sequence TTGCCAATTGTTAAAGTATTAAACCTTACCAAAAAAATAAAAAATAAAGAAATTGTCAAAGATGTCAACTTAGAAATTAATAAAGGTGAAATAGTTGGCTTTTTAGGTCCAAATGGATCGGGTAAAACTACTGTGATGAAAATGATAGTAGGATTAATTTCTATTAGTAGTGGTGAGGTTATTATTAATGGCCATAATATAGTTACAGAAAAGGAAGAAGCACTTAAATATGTGAGTGGTTTTATTGAATACCCTGAACTCTATAAATTTATGACCGGTTTTGATAATTTAGTTCACTTTCAGCGTATACTTGGCCCTGTAAATAAAGAAGATATAGCTCGTTTAGCAGATTTAGTTGGTTTAAAGGATGCGCTACACCAGAAGGTAAAAACATATTCTTTAGGGATGAAGCAAAGGTTAGGTATAGCACAAGCTTTGCTTTCTTCCCCTGAAGTATTAATACTGGATGAACCTACTAATGGATTAGACCCTGCAGGTATTATTGAAATTAGAGAATACTTGTTAAAAATAGCAAAAGAACAAAACATATCTATTTTTATCTCTAGTCATTTATTAAATGAAATGGAGATCCTCTGTGATCGTTTAATTTATATTCATAAGGGTGAAATTATTGATGACCAAAAGAATATAGAAACAGAAAGAGAAAGAGGAAAGGTTACTTTCTCTTTACATGTTACACCTACAGAACTAGCAAAAGAGGTACTAAAGGATGTGGTTATAGATATCAATACTCAGCAACAAACCATTATAATTCAATCCTATTTTGGCGATATTCCTTTTCTTATCAAGAAGTTAGTTGAACACGATTTGATGATTTATTCTGTCTCTCCACAAAGCAGTTCTTTAGAAAGTAAATACTTAGCTAAAATATCTGGAGATTACTAG
- a CDS encoding carbohydrate ABC transporter permease, whose product MGNHKLLKKTTLHIFLLIGVVISLAPFYWMVVGATNPSGDVLSFPPKLVPGNYLFENYKNLSESIDIVQAVLNSSVISIIYVFMSLLVCSTAGYAFAKYKFKGNNLIFASFLLAMMIPYQATIIPLFQVFGSLDWINTYRAVLLPQICYPFAIFLIRQNMKGIPDSLLEAARIDGEGELYIFFRIVLPTMKPTLAAVSIFLFTHQWNNFMWPLIVMTTQENYTLPVALSTLAGLNSIDYGQLMLGTTISVLPIMIVFLILQKHFVSGILGGSIKE is encoded by the coding sequence ATGGGAAATCATAAATTGCTGAAAAAAACGACTTTACACATTTTTCTACTAATAGGGGTTGTCATATCTCTAGCTCCTTTTTATTGGATGGTGGTAGGAGCTACTAACCCATCTGGGGACGTGTTATCCTTTCCACCTAAATTGGTGCCAGGAAATTATTTATTTGAGAACTATAAAAACTTAAGTGAATCGATTGATATTGTTCAAGCAGTTCTAAATTCATCTGTCATTTCCATTATTTATGTATTTATGAGTTTATTAGTCTGTTCAACAGCAGGATATGCTTTTGCTAAATATAAATTCAAAGGAAATAATCTGATCTTTGCATCTTTCCTGCTTGCGATGATGATTCCATATCAAGCAACGATCATTCCATTATTCCAAGTATTTGGTTCATTAGATTGGATTAACACCTACCGAGCAGTTCTATTACCACAAATTTGTTATCCTTTTGCCATTTTTTTGATAAGGCAAAATATGAAGGGAATTCCAGATTCATTGTTAGAAGCAGCTAGGATAGATGGGGAAGGGGAATTGTATATATTTTTTAGGATAGTGTTACCAACCATGAAGCCTACTTTGGCTGCAGTCAGTATTTTCTTGTTTACACACCAATGGAATAATTTTATGTGGCCATTAATTGTCATGACAACACAAGAAAACTATACACTTCCTGTTGCTTTATCTACTCTTGCAGGACTAAATTCTATCGATTATGGACAATTGATGTTAGGTACAACTATTTCTGTGCTTCCAATTATGATAGTTTTCCTCATTCTTCAAAAGCACTTTGTATCGGGGATTCTTGGAGGGTCTATTAAGGAATAG
- a CDS encoding ABC transporter permease: MKQFIRLVKNEHMKLYKQKMMWIIIAILISTITLTLIVTLNSDEEDSPSDWRTSLEEKNAVLLKQMADETIPEDYKKNTIEKELQLNNYRLENDISPLYSNTASGFVQETVGFTGLITLFIIIIAASIVSQEYTWGTIKLLLMRPVNRWKFIIAKFMTVVLNALYLYILLFCLSLIVGTIVFGFSEPGLRYVFMANGEIKDVSIFYHFLQYFGSKFVGVIMIASFAFMISTIFKKNTIAITISIFIQFAGTLTSSVLSLLDKGFAKYLFFANTNLYQYVEGAPPEGQTLTFSIINLIIYFIIFKFISFYMFEKRDVVT, from the coding sequence ATGAAACAATTTATTCGTTTAGTAAAAAATGAGCATATGAAGCTCTATAAACAAAAAATGATGTGGATTATAATAGCTATTCTGATTAGTACAATTACACTTACTTTGATTGTAACATTAAATAGCGATGAAGAAGATTCGCCCTCTGATTGGAGAACCAGTCTAGAAGAAAAGAATGCTGTACTACTTAAGCAAATGGCTGATGAAACAATACCAGAAGACTACAAAAAAAATACAATCGAGAAAGAATTGCAACTGAATAATTATCGTTTAGAAAATGATATTAGCCCCTTATATAGCAATACAGCTTCAGGATTCGTTCAGGAAACAGTTGGTTTTACGGGCTTAATTACTTTGTTTATTATTATAATAGCTGCTAGCATTGTATCCCAAGAATATACATGGGGAACAATTAAGTTATTATTAATGCGCCCAGTTAATCGTTGGAAATTTATAATAGCTAAGTTTATGACTGTTGTTTTAAATGCTTTATACTTGTATATCTTATTATTCTGTTTATCCCTTATAGTAGGTACTATTGTATTTGGGTTCAGTGAACCAGGTCTACGTTATGTATTTATGGCTAATGGAGAAATTAAGGATGTTTCGATATTTTACCATTTCCTTCAATACTTTGGTTCCAAGTTTGTTGGTGTTATTATGATAGCTAGTTTTGCTTTTATGATTTCCACTATATTCAAAAAGAACACAATTGCGATAACAATTAGTATCTTTATTCAGTTTGCAGGGACTCTTACTAGTAGTGTGTTATCCTTACTAGATAAAGGTTTTGCTAAATATTTATTTTTTGCGAATACAAATTTATATCAGTATGTGGAAGGTGCTCCCCCAGAAGGCCAAACACTAACGTTTTCTATAATAAATTTAATAATATATTTTATTATCTTTAAATTTATTTCATTCTATATGTTTGAAAAAAGAGATGTAGTAACTTAA
- a CDS encoding carbohydrate ABC transporter permease produces the protein MLQTGRSLKEESEAVIQPKKKKKLLTTKSTPYFFVGPALLLFLAFTVYPIIASFLLSFKTKVMGEFTFSGLANYTRLFSDPLFYKALGNTFIILIVQVPIMLLIAVILAVFLNSTLLKMKGFYRVAFFTPAVTSLVAASVIFVLMLNTDYGLINYLLASIGLEKVGWLTDPFWARVSLIVVTTWRWTGYNMVILLAGLQSIPHSLYEAASIDGAGSIRKFFTITIPQLKPVLLFTFILSTIGSFQLFDEPYNLTSGGPNNATLTLTYYLYNQAFGYFDFGYASAIAYVIVIFIAFFSWIQFKVVRDD, from the coding sequence ATGTTGCAAACAGGTCGTTCTTTAAAAGAGGAGTCAGAAGCCGTTATACAGCCTAAAAAGAAGAAAAAGCTGCTTACCACTAAAAGTACACCCTATTTCTTTGTTGGGCCAGCTCTTCTGCTGTTTTTAGCTTTTACCGTTTATCCAATTATCGCTTCCTTCTTACTGAGCTTTAAGACAAAGGTTATGGGGGAGTTTACATTTTCTGGTTTGGCAAATTACACTAGACTGTTTAGTGACCCTCTATTTTATAAAGCTTTGGGAAATACATTCATTATTTTAATCGTCCAAGTTCCAATTATGTTGCTGATAGCAGTTATATTAGCTGTTTTCCTTAATTCAACATTACTAAAAATGAAAGGCTTTTACAGAGTAGCCTTCTTCACTCCAGCTGTTACTTCGTTAGTTGCAGCGTCTGTCATATTTGTTCTTATGTTAAATACAGATTATGGATTAATCAATTATTTATTAGCCTCGATTGGGTTGGAGAAGGTTGGTTGGTTAACAGATCCATTTTGGGCAAGGGTTTCCTTAATTGTCGTTACCACCTGGAGATGGACGGGGTATAATATGGTCATTCTTCTCGCAGGACTGCAAAGTATCCCCCACAGTCTTTATGAAGCGGCTAGTATTGATGGAGCAGGCTCAATTCGTAAATTTTTTACGATAACGATTCCACAACTAAAGCCAGTATTATTATTTACTTTCATCCTCTCCACAATTGGATCATTCCAATTGTTTGATGAACCTTATAATTTAACAAGCGGTGGACCAAACAACGCGACACTTACTTTAACCTACTACTTATACAACCAGGCCTTTGGTTACTTTGACTTTGGATATGCTTCTGCGATTGCTTATGTCATTGTAATTTTTATTGCATTCTTTTCTTGGATTCAATTTAAAGTAGTGAGGGATGACTAA
- a CDS encoding LytTR family DNA-binding domain-containing protein, which yields MKIEKKLGKLIITKRSKIILLNLEEIYYIERTGTFSVINTYSSEIPLYMTLKELQTVLSDNFVRVHRSFIVNRSLLRELNILNENTYEAVFTEDKTALVNRKLLNLIC from the coding sequence ATGAAAATTGAGAAGAAGCTAGGAAAACTTATTATAACTAAAAGGAGTAAGATAATTCTGTTGAATTTGGAAGAGATATACTACATAGAGCGAACTGGAACTTTTAGTGTTATCAATACATATTCTTCAGAAATACCCCTTTATATGACTTTAAAGGAATTACAGACTGTATTGTCTGATAATTTCGTAAGGGTTCATCGTTCTTTTATAGTGAATAGATCACTATTAAGAGAATTGAATATTCTAAATGAAAATACTTATGAAGCTGTCTTTACAGAAGATAAAACTGCCTTAGTAAATAGAAAGCTTCTTAATTTAATTTGTTGA
- a CDS encoding ABC transporter substrate-binding protein, with translation MRKYWFISFFMMMSLILGACSNSASNSEDLTIPENPEDVKGEVTVWAWALEANYLEKDVTPAFNKIYPNVKVTVENLGVDQVYQKLSAGLSSGGSGLPDLVQVENNRVHSFTNKFPDAFTNLSKLGYSEHEDKFSTSKVEGLKDQDGNIIAAPRDLGPVGVIYRKDIFEEVGIDPESIETWDDYIEAGKKVVAHTGKAFLGTDSEALLRIMLQQQGKYYFTKDGKLDLTSPEAEKAAAIIQKMKDAGIITYTTNWDGQVAAMKNSEVASHPGAVWWSGTMLEQMPELEGKWDMFRLPAVDEGGVRAANDGGSALAIPSSSENKVAAYVFAEFATTDVDSQILGLTNRGLFPSLLEAYDSPILTENQEYFNNKPFFKNFSDTVADIQPINHAPAELEVRSIMTSEFQAFLLEDKAAKQMLIDGEKQSKQQIGIGVSE, from the coding sequence GTGAGAAAGTATTGGTTTATTAGTTTTTTCATGATGATGTCTTTAATACTAGGTGCCTGTAGTAATAGTGCATCGAATTCTGAAGATTTGACCATTCCAGAAAACCCAGAGGATGTAAAAGGGGAAGTTACTGTATGGGCATGGGCGCTAGAAGCCAATTACTTAGAAAAAGATGTAACACCTGCATTTAACAAGATTTATCCAAATGTAAAAGTAACAGTGGAAAATTTAGGTGTAGACCAAGTGTATCAAAAACTAAGTGCTGGATTATCAAGTGGTGGTAGTGGTTTACCTGATTTAGTCCAGGTTGAAAATAATCGTGTTCATTCATTTACTAATAAATTCCCTGATGCTTTCACAAATCTTAGTAAGCTAGGTTATAGCGAGCATGAAGATAAGTTTTCGACTTCTAAGGTGGAAGGTTTGAAGGATCAAGATGGTAACATTATCGCGGCACCAAGAGACTTGGGTCCAGTAGGCGTAATTTATCGCAAAGATATTTTTGAGGAAGTAGGGATAGATCCTGAAAGTATCGAAACATGGGATGACTATATCGAAGCTGGTAAGAAAGTAGTTGCCCATACAGGCAAGGCATTTTTAGGCACTGATAGTGAGGCGCTTTTGCGGATTATGCTGCAACAACAAGGTAAATATTATTTTACGAAAGATGGAAAGTTAGATCTTACTTCACCTGAAGCAGAGAAGGCAGCTGCTATCATCCAAAAAATGAAGGATGCAGGGATTATTACCTATACAACTAACTGGGATGGTCAGGTAGCTGCTATGAAAAACAGTGAAGTTGCGTCACATCCAGGGGCTGTATGGTGGAGTGGAACTATGCTTGAACAGATGCCCGAATTGGAAGGTAAGTGGGATATGTTTAGACTTCCAGCTGTTGATGAAGGTGGAGTTAGGGCTGCAAATGATGGAGGATCTGCTTTAGCGATCCCAAGTTCGTCTGAGAATAAAGTAGCTGCTTACGTGTTTGCAGAATTTGCAACAACTGATGTGGATTCGCAAATTCTAGGTTTAACAAATAGAGGGTTATTCCCATCATTATTAGAAGCATATGATAGTCCGATTCTAACGGAAAACCAAGAGTATTTTAACAATAAACCATTCTTTAAGAATTTTTCAGATACAGTAGCAGACATTCAACCGATTAACCATGCTCCAGCTGAGCTAGAGGTTAGATCAATCATGACAAGTGAATTTCAAGCGTTTTTACTAGAAGATAAAGCGGCGAAGCAAATGTTAATTGATGGGGAAAAACAATCCAAGCAGCAAATAGGAATAGGAGTCTCAGAATAA
- a CDS encoding helix-turn-helix domain-containing protein: MDQTFREIGLEFGCNLINETTNIPISVLDKQGKLILNYSSNLPHNPMFSSNEEHLKSINLSEKGKTLPIMCSTIFQEQFVLIPIVQNHTYIGTIFLGPTVVANPSEAMLNNRFYANDLGELTPKVKDYFSFLPVISKWKLIKSSILLSYVLFKEKFDMSEIMEINLYSIDSFHQHQVSDKSISDLRQNSSFHHDPAAEKKLYQYITDGNKEDLIIYYKAFHRRSDFEFGVLSKQCEIRSHKNLKIAGITLATRAAIAGGLNPEIAYTLGDKYIQDIEELHTIKEVETLTESAYLEFAERVYKGKRQQSSKTISDCKHYIFKYIYENISLAVLADYVSMNPKYLSNLFKKEVGISVTEYIQQSKIDEAIKLMIFSNYSLSEIYTLLNFTDQSYFTKVFKKFTGFTPKQYIKNNIGKEKNLNF, encoded by the coding sequence TTGGATCAAACATTCAGAGAAATTGGTTTGGAATTTGGCTGCAATCTAATTAATGAGACAACGAATATCCCAATCTCAGTTCTAGACAAACAAGGTAAATTGATACTAAATTATTCTTCTAACCTACCTCATAATCCAATGTTTTCTTCCAATGAGGAGCATTTAAAAAGCATCAATCTATCAGAAAAAGGGAAAACACTTCCGATAATGTGTTCAACTATATTTCAAGAACAATTCGTTCTAATTCCTATTGTTCAAAACCATACGTACATCGGGACAATCTTCTTAGGCCCAACGGTAGTCGCAAATCCTTCAGAAGCAATGTTAAACAACAGATTTTATGCAAATGATTTAGGTGAACTAACCCCCAAAGTAAAAGACTATTTTTCTTTCTTGCCTGTTATAAGTAAATGGAAGTTAATTAAATCAAGTATTCTTCTTTCTTATGTTTTATTTAAAGAAAAATTTGATATGAGCGAAATCATGGAAATAAATCTCTATTCAATAGATAGTTTCCATCAACACCAAGTATCAGACAAAAGTATTTCAGATTTACGTCAAAACTCCTCCTTTCATCACGACCCTGCTGCAGAAAAGAAATTGTATCAATATATTACGGATGGAAATAAAGAAGATTTAATCATCTATTATAAAGCCTTTCATCGAAGATCCGATTTTGAATTTGGAGTATTGTCAAAGCAGTGTGAAATTAGAAGTCATAAGAACTTAAAAATAGCAGGGATTACGCTAGCTACTCGAGCGGCAATTGCTGGTGGTTTAAATCCTGAAATTGCTTATACGTTAGGAGATAAATATATTCAAGATATTGAAGAACTTCATACGATTAAAGAGGTTGAGACACTTACTGAAAGTGCCTATTTGGAATTTGCTGAAAGAGTATATAAAGGTAAAAGACAGCAAAGTTCCAAAACAATAAGTGATTGCAAACATTACATATTTAAATATATATACGAAAATATTTCTCTCGCTGTCCTTGCTGACTATGTCTCCATGAATCCAAAATACCTTTCAAACTTATTTAAAAAAGAGGTTGGAATTTCTGTTACGGAATATATTCAGCAATCTAAAATTGATGAAGCAATAAAATTAATGATATTTTCTAATTACTCTTTATCAGAAATATATACCCTGCTTAATTTTACCGATCAAAGCTATTTCACTAAGGTGTTCAAAAAATTTACAGGTTTTACACCAAAACAATACATAAAAAATAACATCGGAAAGGAAAAAAATCTTAATTTCTGA
- a CDS encoding tubby C-terminal domain-like protein: protein MNYFFVQPLLKQTLKPIEVKNENEIRVGYIQRFYKNTFQKILDFIIDGFYLHINVKDPESNVVVKAVQRYTLRDSWEIHENTEVYILKDQSKIKTNPRYLFAYKGKEYLIYKEYLDKYIRIKDISNNKIVSEFQYHKLAPPRKVSVKLFANDIDSHLSFCLYTLISLKY from the coding sequence ATGAATTATTTCTTTGTACAGCCATTATTAAAACAAACGTTAAAACCTATTGAAGTAAAAAATGAAAATGAAATTCGAGTAGGGTATATTCAAAGATTCTATAAAAATACTTTTCAAAAAATACTGGATTTTATTATTGATGGATTTTATCTACATATAAATGTAAAAGATCCAGAGTCAAATGTAGTAGTAAAAGCTGTCCAACGTTATACACTTAGAGACAGCTGGGAAATACATGAGAATACTGAAGTGTATATATTAAAAGACCAATCTAAAATTAAAACAAATCCAAGATACTTATTTGCTTATAAAGGAAAGGAATACTTAATTTATAAGGAATACTTAGATAAGTATATAAGAATTAAGGATATATCTAATAATAAAATAGTCTCTGAATTTCAATACCATAAGCTTGCTCCTCCAAGGAAAGTTTCGGTTAAATTATTTGCAAATGACATTGATTCACATTTGTCATTCTGTTTGTACACACTAATCTCTTTAAAATATTAG
- a CDS encoding beta-galactosidase — protein MEKRLVEDKLKLGVCYYPEHWSEDLWEDDFKRMKDLGITYVRMGEFAWTIFEPEEGTFSFNLFDRAVAKAQEFGLSVIMGTPTATPPAWLTEKYPDVLNVAQDGISYQHGARRHYNYNSENYRKLSSIIVTQMAQHYSGNPAIVGWQIDNELNCEIDVFYSEADHNAFRKWAKEKYKTLDNLNNAWGTVFWNQTYTNWNQVYLTRKTVPNSPNPHHMLDEKRFISDSAISYAALQADILRKHAPNHWITTNGMFKHIDNHRMTTEILDFYAYDSYPNFGRVIEDHSEKPLRDRKWSWNLSVVRSISPNYAIFEQQSGSGGWTTRLEQPSPKPGQLRLWTYQSIAHGADMVMYFRWRTATKGTEIYWHGINDYHNQPNRRVKEVEQVSSEVQQIGEKIAGSSYQAEAALILNYDNEWDGEFDQWHGPYATKSKDAWIKAFQYNHIPVDAFNLNSETTVVDLKRYKVLIYPHAAIVTKQQANLFSEYVQQGGNIIFGCRSGYKDETGQTYMKQFPGYLADLVGVTVEEFTRVAPFEQVPSINFKGAHDIEANDFNEVLQLEKDAEVISTFSGAHFEGKPALVKRNDGLGSSYYYGGVFNLDLASLLINEFELNNYQEKFELPEEIELAIRQKDGNDYTFLLNYSDRPQEIVVKKECRNMLTGNQVSGKVTLEPYDVLVLE, from the coding sequence ATGGAGAAAAGATTAGTAGAAGATAAATTAAAGCTTGGTGTATGCTACTATCCGGAACATTGGTCAGAGGACCTATGGGAGGATGATTTTAAGCGTATGAAAGACTTAGGTATCACTTATGTTCGTATGGGGGAATTTGCTTGGACAATATTTGAACCGGAAGAAGGGACTTTTTCCTTTAACTTATTTGATCGAGCAGTAGCTAAGGCTCAAGAATTTGGATTAAGTGTCATTATGGGAACACCAACAGCAACACCTCCAGCTTGGCTAACTGAGAAGTATCCTGACGTACTAAATGTTGCTCAAGACGGTATTTCCTATCAACATGGTGCACGGCGCCACTATAATTACAACTCTGAAAATTATCGAAAGCTATCATCGATTATCGTCACCCAAATGGCCCAACATTACAGCGGCAATCCAGCGATCGTAGGGTGGCAAATCGATAACGAATTAAATTGTGAAATTGATGTGTTTTATTCAGAAGCAGATCACAATGCGTTTAGAAAATGGGCAAAAGAGAAGTATAAAACCCTAGATAACTTAAATAATGCCTGGGGAACAGTATTTTGGAACCAAACGTATACGAATTGGAATCAAGTTTATTTAACTCGTAAAACTGTGCCGAACTCACCTAACCCTCATCATATGCTGGATGAAAAACGGTTTATTTCTGACAGTGCCATATCATATGCTGCATTACAAGCAGACATTTTACGTAAACATGCACCGAACCATTGGATTACAACGAACGGTATGTTCAAGCATATAGATAATCACAGAATGACAACTGAAATACTTGATTTCTATGCCTATGACTCTTATCCTAACTTCGGAAGGGTAATCGAAGACCATTCAGAGAAGCCATTGCGAGACAGAAAATGGAGTTGGAATTTAAGTGTTGTAAGAAGTATCTCACCAAATTATGCTATTTTTGAACAACAATCTGGTTCTGGTGGATGGACAACGAGACTTGAACAGCCCTCTCCAAAGCCAGGTCAGTTAAGACTTTGGACATATCAATCTATCGCTCATGGTGCAGATATGGTGATGTATTTCAGATGGAGAACGGCAACGAAAGGAACGGAAATATATTGGCATGGAATCAATGACTATCATAATCAACCAAACCGTCGTGTAAAAGAGGTTGAACAGGTCAGCAGCGAGGTGCAGCAAATTGGGGAGAAAATAGCAGGTTCCTCTTATCAAGCAGAGGCTGCTTTAATTTTAAATTATGATAATGAATGGGATGGAGAGTTTGATCAATGGCATGGGCCATATGCTACTAAAAGTAAGGATGCATGGATTAAAGCTTTTCAATATAACCATATCCCAGTAGATGCCTTTAACCTTAATTCAGAAACTACAGTTGTTGATTTAAAGAGATATAAAGTATTAATTTATCCACATGCCGCAATTGTCACCAAGCAACAAGCTAATCTATTTAGTGAATATGTTCAGCAAGGCGGAAACATTATATTCGGATGCCGTTCAGGCTATAAAGATGAAACGGGTCAAACATATATGAAGCAATTCCCAGGGTATCTTGCTGACTTGGTTGGCGTAACAGTAGAAGAGTTTACGAGAGTTGCTCCTTTTGAACAGGTACCGAGCATTAACTTTAAAGGAGCACATGATATTGAGGCGAATGATTTCAACGAAGTCCTGCAACTAGAAAAAGATGCTGAGGTAATCAGCACATTCTCAGGTGCACACTTTGAAGGAAAACCAGCCTTAGTCAAACGTAATGATGGATTAGGTAGTAGTTATTATTATGGTGGAGTATTTAATTTAGACTTGGCTTCCCTCTTAATCAATGAATTTGAACTTAATAACTATCAAGAAAAATTTGAGCTACCTGAAGAAATTGAGCTAGCTATTCGACAAAAGGATGGGAATGACTATACATTCTTATTAAACTATTCTGATAGACCACAAGAAATTGTTGTCAAAAAAGAGTGTAGAAATATGTTAACAGGTAATCAGGTATCGGGTAAGGTTACTTTAGAGCCTTATGATGTATTGGTGCTGGAATAG
- a CDS encoding helix-turn-helix domain-containing protein: MDKIKLIGEQIKYLRKQAGLTQSQLAEGIITQAQISNIEKGNVLPLCTTLYELANKLGVNVNYFYEQAYNIRFDYMTEVKKQVRKAIRERDYLKVEIILKDEFDNPLFKVDQNRQFLLWHWALIEYYNKRNFSEAIRLLRESIDMDINPNIFNLKVQRIAILNSLAILYNEEKDYLESINIYNKAFKELNLLIELRNFQLEVRLCYGISKSLSKIEEIEQSNYYSKRGIEICINNESLYLLGELYYQLGQNYDVENQKDLAKFNYKKAEKIFELTHKEEYISVVKKKIMKLQLD, from the coding sequence TTGGATAAAATAAAACTAATCGGAGAACAGATTAAGTATTTGAGAAAACAAGCTGGTTTAACTCAATCTCAGTTGGCGGAAGGAATTATTACTCAGGCTCAAATAAGTAATATTGAGAAAGGAAATGTATTACCCTTATGTACTACACTTTATGAACTTGCAAATAAATTAGGTGTTAATGTTAATTATTTTTATGAACAAGCATATAATATTCGATTTGACTATATGACCGAAGTAAAAAAACAAGTAAGGAAGGCAATAAGGGAAAGGGATTATTTAAAGGTAGAAATTATTTTAAAAGATGAGTTTGATAATCCATTATTTAAAGTAGATCAGAATAGACAATTCTTATTATGGCATTGGGCTTTAATAGAATACTATAATAAAAGGAATTTTTCTGAAGCTATACGCTTATTAAGGGAATCAATAGATATGGATATAAACCCCAATATATTCAATTTGAAGGTACAACGTATAGCAATTTTAAATAGCTTGGCTATTTTGTACAATGAAGAAAAAGATTATTTGGAGTCCATAAATATATATAATAAAGCATTTAAAGAATTAAACTTACTAATCGAACTAAGAAATTTCCAATTAGAAGTAAGACTTTGTTACGGAATATCTAAAAGCTTGAGTAAAATTGAGGAAATAGAACAATCTAATTATTATAGTAAACGAGGAATAGAAATATGCATTAATAATGAGAGCCTTTATTTATTAGGAGAATTATATTATCAACTGGGACAAAATTATGATGTAGAAAATCAGAAGGATCTAGCTAAGTTTAATTACAAAAAAGCTGAGAAAATTTTTGAATTAACCCATAAGGAGGAATATATTAGTGTAGTTAAAAAAAAGATAATGAAATTACAACTAGATTGA